The nucleotide sequence GTTTAGGGATATAATAAATCTCTGGATTGGTATGAAAAATATCCACTGCAGCAGCGAGATCTGGAATGACTAGTGCTCCATATGGATGTGCTGCTGTGTAAAAGTCGTATAGCAAATCCTCGGCACCCGTATTATCAAACCCAACCGAAACATCTGTATCATTGAAAACGGTTTTTTGCAAAAACTGAACAGAGCTTTTCTTCAAGGCGCGCAACACATATTCCCTACCGCTGGGATCTTGCAATCTTAAGGATCTGGTTTCTATGCTACCGCTGGCTCTCAGAATTTTTAAACCTCCTTTGAGAGTGTCTAGGATCCCAACTTTGGCATTGATCTCTGTGCCATAGAGTTCTCGGTACTTTTTGCCCCATAATCCTTTGAAAACTTCAGATTTGTCTGTTTTTTCATCTTCGTATATGTTCGCTTTCGCGAAAGCGGGAAAACGATCTGGCAACGAGTCCACATTGAAAGATTTAGGTTGCTCAATCACCTTTTTAGTATACAGTAATTTGTGAGCCTGTCCATCCCAGCCATAATATTGAACCCACGAACTACCATCTTCCATCACGTCCATGCGGGCAAAGCCTTTACCGCCATAAGCAAATAGCCCATCATTACTTAAGGTGGCATAACCTTGCTTAGCACCAGATCCTGAAACAATCTGCCTCACACCAGAATTTTCAATGTATTGCAAGGTGTGTTCGTGACCGCTGGAAAATATGATGCGAGGTGCTTTTGAGGCAATGGCAAGCTTGCTTAAACGGTCTGCCATTTCCTGATATCTTTTGTTTTGCTTGTCCTGCGCACTCACGCCACCACTGGTTCTGATCAAGCTTACCAGCGATCCCAGTACAGGAATAGGTAATCTGCCTTGTGTTGGAAAAAGGTGCTTGATAGCAGCATACTGTCCACCATGAACACCGTTGGTAAACAGTGGATGGTGCAGGCTTACCAGAATGGTTTTGTCTTGGTTCCTTTTGAACTCATCTTCCAGTGCAAGAAAGAATTGATCTCTGGTTTTAATCTGATCACAGTCGTCGTTGATAGTTGGGATCTCATCCCATTTTGCCAGGTACCACTGGCTATCGAGAATGATTAACTGTATATCTGGTGTGATCTCGCGACTTTCTATGGGACATCCAACGCTAGGCTGCCAGATATCTTTATCATCCATGGCCTTTTCTATGTATTCCTTTTCTCGTTCTACATTGACAAGGTTCTCATTATAATAGTCATGATTTCCAGGAATAAAGATGGATTTCCCACCAAAGCTTTTAGCGACGTCTATTTGCGCATCTAGATGATTTTCTGCTGTTGGCCTGAATTCATCATCTTCAGCGGGCATTCCTGTGGGATAAATATTATCACCTAAAAAAATGAGCAAATCTTCTTGAGTGTTTTTGCCTTCTAGATAACTTTCTAACGACAACAATCCATCACTCTTACCACCTAAAGGCGAGTAGCCTACATCACCTATTAAGTAAAAGCTCTTTTCTACCGCTTGTCCTGATGGATATTGCTCTAATTCTTCTTCCTTATACTGTGCTTGATAACTTGCACAACCCGCAAGAGTGCAGATTGCGATTAATAAAAGAATGTTATTTTTAAGCATAAGTTATCAATTCGTGGTAATTTTAATTCTCAAACCTTAATATGACTGAATTACTTAACGCAGCCGACGATTTTGTGTTGCACCTTTTCAAGGAGAAATTAGATGATATTTATGTGTATCACAACTATACACATACTAAACGGGTTGTTAAAAGTACACACGAAATTATCGACAACTCTGAAATAGATGTTAAAGAGAAAGAGGCCTTATTACTGGCCGCATGGCTGCACGACACGGGCTACATTCTTGGTGCCGATGGACATGAGGAAGCAAGCGCAAAAATAGCTGAAGAATTCCTCACAGATCAAAACGTTGATAAGGACACCATTAAACTGGTGCAAAAGCTAATAAGAGCTACTAAGTTCAATGACCAACCCACAGGTAAGCTAGAAGAAATATTGCGTGATGCAGACTCTTCACATTTTGCCAAGGACTATTACTTTGAAACCAGCGAATTGCTCAAAAAAGAGTTGGAACTGCGTGGTAAAGAAATGTCTAATAAGGAATGGCGCAAGGAAAATATTCTGGTTTTTACTGAAAAGCACCGCTATTACAGCGAGTATGCCGTAAAAAACTGGAACGTCAAGAAGAACGAAAACTTGATGAAGCTTTTCAAAAAGAAAAAGAAGAAAGCTGCCAAATACAACAAGGAGAAACTTAAGGTAGACCTCAAGAACCAAAGCCCTGAACGTGCAATTCAAACGCTCTTTCGAACTACTTTAAGAAACCACATCAAACTTAGTGACATTGCAGATACTAAGGCAAACATTCTGTTGTCTGTAAATGCTATTATCATCTCACTAGCACTGGCTAACTTGATTCCTAAACTGGATCAAGTGAGCAACCGTCATTTACTGTATCCTACATTGATCTTAATTTTATTCTCTGTGGCCAGTATCATTCTTTCCATTTTATCTACAAGGCCAAACGTCACCAGTGGTGAGTTTACCGATGAGCAGGTAGAAAAGCGTGAGGTTAACCTACTATTTTTTGGTAATTTTCATAAGGTGCCTTTCCAGAGATATCAAAAAGCATTGATGAATCTACTGGATGATAAGGAAGAAGTCTATCAAAGTCTTCTAAAGGATTTATGGCTGCTAGGTGTCGTACTCAACCGTAAATACAGTCTATTAAGATGGACGTATACCATATTCATGATAGGTATCATTGCGTCAGTGATTGCCTTTGTGATCGCGTTTACTACCTATGAATATCCTGTAGTAGCAGAAATAGTTCCAGGGTAATATTCAAAACATGATATCAAAAAAAGCCACCATTTATAAAAATGGTGGCTTTTACTTTTTATAAAGGTAAGAGACTGATTACTCTATTCGCTCTCTACTTGCTTAAGAGATAATTCATCAATCAAATCGTCATAAGTCATTCTGTTTTCAGACGCTTTGAAACCGTAAAGAACATTTACCCTAATCGCTTTAAGGCCTATGACACCTTGTACATCTTCTAATTCCAGATGTTCTACCTCGTCACCTAAATACTTTTTGTGTTGGAGATAGTTGATGTACCGCATGTATTCACGACGGTTCTCATTATTGGTATAGATTATAGAGATCTTTCCTTTTTGGGTGATACGCTCATCGGTGCCTTTGATGTGCGCCTTATCAATGCGTTTCTTGATGACTTCATACCGAGCGTTGTAGGTTCCATCTACATCAAATCGTTTTTCATCAATGCGGTAGCGTATGCTTAAAGTATTGTCAAACACCAGAATCATGGATGCGGCATCTAGCTGTGAAGGAAGATTTTCCTGAATGGAATAGAATTTATCTTCCATTTCAATCATAGTTTGCAACTGCCACAATCTTAGGTTGTACAGGTAAACTACATTGAATTCTGCCTCTTCATTGATGCTACCACCTATGTAAATATTGTGTTCCACACCATCGGTTTTGAATCTTTCAAAAAAGTGTGAATAGATACCTTGCGCTTCATTTTGTTTCTTATCAATATACCTAGATAGGGCATGATTGATCGTCTGTACCGTGTTATCGTAGTTATTACGATTCTCGTAAATCACACCACTCAATGGATCCAACTTCTCTTGGTAGGAATCAACACGATCTTTCAAATCGTCAGAAATGGTTTTGATGTGATCCATTACAGGATTGATTTCATCAGTCAATAGTTTGATGATTCCTCGTTCAGAATTGGCATCGATCGCCTGACCTTCAAGTGTTTCTTTGTAGTCTTGAACTCTAAAGCCTATTTGATCATAGATAGGCAGTGGTTCGTACGCTTTCGCGGAAGCGATAATACTACAGACTTCATCCAACTGGTAACAGAGATCTTCCTTGATAGCATGATTTCTGGAATCACTACTACCAACAATATCAATTTGCCCGTACAACGGAAAAACATCCTCAAAACCGATGTCCTTGAAGGTTTCTTCCTTGCCGTTGATTTTAGATTTTAAGATACGTCTGGCTTCACGCTCAAATTTCCATTGCACGCTAGGATGTATAGACGTACATTCTGTTTGAATAATGGCCTTTACCCTATTTTCATCTTCTTCTTCACCACGTATGACAGCTGCTTTGATATAATCAATGATGTTTTCAATCTTAATCGTATTGAAGCTGTTAAGTCCAAAGGTAATATCACTACCTAGCTCAAGAACTCCCAAAAGCTTATCGTGCTTAGTCACAGGATACAAAACGGCACTCTTAATTCCAGCTTCCAGCAAGTTGCCGGTCATGAAGGTAACTTCCTGTTTGCTGTGATAGTCTTCTACATCAGGAATTATAAGTGGTTTATGCAGCTGGACCAAATGCTTGTAGGCATCCCTACAAATAGCATTTTGCGAAAGCTTTGAATGA is from Nonlabens sp. YIK11 and encodes:
- a CDS encoding Pycsar system effector family protein — encoded protein: MTELLNAADDFVLHLFKEKLDDIYVYHNYTHTKRVVKSTHEIIDNSEIDVKEKEALLLAAWLHDTGYILGADGHEEASAKIAEEFLTDQNVDKDTIKLVQKLIRATKFNDQPTGKLEEILRDADSSHFAKDYYFETSELLKKELELRGKEMSNKEWRKENILVFTEKHRYYSEYAVKNWNVKKNENLMKLFKKKKKKAAKYNKEKLKVDLKNQSPERAIQTLFRTTLRNHIKLSDIADTKANILLSVNAIIISLALANLIPKLDQVSNRHLLYPTLILILFSVASIILSILSTRPNVTSGEFTDEQVEKREVNLLFFGNFHKVPFQRYQKALMNLLDDKEEVYQSLLKDLWLLGVVLNRKYSLLRWTYTIFMIGIIASVIAFVIAFTTYEYPVVAEIVPG
- a CDS encoding GAF domain-containing protein, with protein sequence MKCNSSFSGDHQMDVVLSFDRLINAYASRVETEKNGFKKLYYSALLQAISKNGFPNADITEENLDDYSEPIDLILSELFPKSLTSNEIKAATIPFSSVLFNCTDRLTKIFENAGENYTFDFLEEETFDRFRLACGLVLNKCYDMKLDIGKLLHAEIPDANGNIRTYRITYNADFIDVFSNSKSEQLTEDEINELLRFPDDEERWRKAFPQGAYQFKGFGIISFTDVTVDAAISELKTILLNQPGSKLADKENFVNIFKKMFNMDKIYAGFTSFDHYDSTFEQMHFSDAPSYILGQSHSKLSQNAICRDAYKHLVQLHKPLIIPDVEDYHSKQEVTFMTGNLLEAGIKSAVLYPVTKHDKLLGVLELGSDITFGLNSFNTIKIENIIDYIKAAVIRGEEEDENRVKAIIQTECTSIHPSVQWKFEREARRILKSKINGKEETFKDIGFEDVFPLYGQIDIVGSSDSRNHAIKEDLCYQLDEVCSIIASAKAYEPLPIYDQIGFRVQDYKETLEGQAIDANSERGIIKLLTDEINPVMDHIKTISDDLKDRVDSYQEKLDPLSGVIYENRNNYDNTVQTINHALSRYIDKKQNEAQGIYSHFFERFKTDGVEHNIYIGGSINEEAEFNVVYLYNLRLWQLQTMIEMEDKFYSIQENLPSQLDAASMILVFDNTLSIRYRIDEKRFDVDGTYNARYEVIKKRIDKAHIKGTDERITQKGKISIIYTNNENRREYMRYINYLQHKKYLGDEVEHLELEDVQGVIGLKAIRVNVLYGFKASENRMTYDDLIDELSLKQVESE